Proteins co-encoded in one Calditrichota bacterium genomic window:
- a CDS encoding T9SS type A sorting domain-containing protein, with translation MKRLALTLCILGGMQLAAFASGRVLRPAEGNGLVSMPNMPRPAGADENDTLFHDYAQGGYSAIDIPNDAGDHYYNVRFSPPFHPFRLVGALAAFYAVGPNHNGDTIGTPNCRVIVYESGANENDEPGYPVDAIDSIYVPYEQLTFSPSWRQMIFNFIDLRSLGISYNDSIDFHLVFELVADENEGDLLSFFVDDGRFRESDRSGLWSGPDESWKKLIEISFGGPRRGFNFALRAIVANDSIQAVIEPGGRILPNNLLLTTAYPNPFNATTRLDYAVPFGIPFEIALYDPSGRRVHRFSLPATTSNGQLTVAADDLATGLYLVRLTTPSAVRWQSILFLR, from the coding sequence GTGAAGCGTTTAGCCCTAACGCTCTGCATCCTGGGAGGTATGCAGTTAGCGGCTTTTGCCTCCGGTCGCGTCTTGCGACCGGCGGAAGGAAATGGCCTGGTGTCGATGCCCAATATGCCGCGTCCTGCTGGAGCCGACGAGAATGACACCCTCTTTCACGACTACGCCCAGGGCGGCTACTCGGCCATCGACATCCCCAATGATGCCGGAGATCACTACTACAACGTCCGCTTCTCACCGCCCTTTCATCCCTTCCGGCTCGTTGGCGCTCTGGCTGCCTTTTATGCCGTTGGGCCGAACCATAATGGCGATACCATAGGCACCCCAAACTGCCGGGTCATCGTTTATGAGAGTGGCGCCAATGAAAACGACGAACCCGGGTATCCGGTCGATGCTATCGACTCAATCTATGTCCCTTACGAGCAGTTGACCTTCAGCCCCAGTTGGCGTCAGATGATCTTTAACTTCATCGACTTGCGGTCATTAGGGATATCTTACAACGACTCCATTGACTTCCACCTTGTCTTTGAACTTGTGGCGGATGAGAATGAGGGCGACCTGCTATCTTTCTTTGTGGATGACGGGCGGTTTCGCGAGTCGGACCGGAGTGGACTCTGGAGTGGTCCTGACGAGTCCTGGAAGAAACTGATCGAAATCTCCTTCGGCGGGCCAAGACGAGGCTTCAACTTTGCGCTGAGAGCCATCGTAGCAAACGACAGCATTCAGGCTGTCATCGAGCCGGGCGGACGCATCCTCCCGAATAACCTGTTACTGACCACGGCCTATCCGAATCCCTTTAACGCCACGACCCGCCTTGACTACGCTGTGCCCTTTGGAATTCCCTTTGAGATTGCGCTTTACGATCCATCGGGACGACGGGTGCATAGATTCTCCCTGCCTGCAACGACCTCGAACGGTCAATTGACCGTTGCAGCCGATGACCTTGCTACCGGACTCTATTTGGTGCGGCTGACGACTCCGTCCGCAGTGCGCTGGCAAAGCATCCTGTTTCTGCGATAA
- a CDS encoding ABC transporter ATP-binding protein: MPKIIIEAIGISKTFDLNGSRIEVLRNVDLTLTESESVAIIGPSGSGKSTLLHIIGLLERASAGQVKFDGSFLDDIGEQQRAALRLKSIGFIFQFHHLLPEFSAVENVMIPALMNGLDKSTARERASDLLQQVGLEHRTIHRPGELSGGERQRVALARALVNNPRLILADEPTGNLDQESSLQMQDLLWSVAANHHAGLIVATHNHEMAKAAKRILELRDGRLSGVVLHA, encoded by the coding sequence ATGCCGAAAATCATTATAGAAGCCATCGGCATCAGCAAGACGTTCGACCTCAATGGCAGCCGCATAGAGGTCCTCCGCAATGTTGACCTGACGCTCACAGAGTCGGAGTCAGTAGCGATCATTGGCCCTTCCGGGTCCGGCAAGTCCACGCTGCTTCATATCATCGGCCTGCTTGAGCGCGCTTCGGCCGGTCAGGTGAAGTTCGACGGAAGTTTTCTTGATGACATTGGCGAACAACAACGCGCGGCACTTCGCCTCAAATCTATCGGGTTCATATTTCAGTTTCATCATCTCCTTCCCGAATTCAGCGCCGTTGAGAATGTGATGATACCGGCGCTGATGAACGGCCTCGACAAGTCAACTGCCCGGGAGCGAGCATCCGATCTGCTGCAGCAGGTTGGCCTTGAGCACCGGACGATTCATCGACCCGGTGAACTATCCGGAGGCGAACGCCAGCGGGTCGCCCTCGCACGTGCGCTCGTCAATAATCCTCGTCTCATTCTGGCCGACGAACCAACCGGCAACCTCGACCAGGAGTCTTCTCTTCAGATGCAAGATCTGCTCTGGTCGGTTGCCGCGAACCATCATGCAGGCCTGATCGTCGCTACACATAATCACGAGATGGCCAAAGCAGCGAAGCGCATACTTGAACTGCGAGATGGCAGGCTGAGTGGGGTTGTTCTTCACGCTTGA
- a CDS encoding GTPase has product MEPRQIVIMGAAGRDFHNFNTVFRGRSDVRVVAFTAAQIPDIDDRLYPSELAGTDYPKGIPIVPEDDLTRLIERASVADVYFSYSDISYQHLMNKGARVLAAGANFTLLGPSATMLKSRKPVIAVTAVRTGCGKSQTTRRVAALLAGAGRKVAVVRHPMPYGDLVRQRVQRFAAIEDLERQQCTIEEMEEYEPHLVRGMIVYAGIDYEAILKQVEQEADIILWDGGNNDLPFYQPNLHITVVDPLRPGHEVGYHPGEVNLRRADVVVINKIESADPEDIEEVRDNIRSANPAAIVIDAASPINVENASAIRGMRALVVEDGPTVTHGEMTFGAGVVAAHKFGAVDLVDPRAFLVGTLLDTFATYPDIGPVLPAMGYSRQQMDDLAATINGSDADVVIIGTPIDLRRIIDIEKPTVRVTYDLQEIGQPTLTDALAAYL; this is encoded by the coding sequence ATGGAACCCCGACAAATAGTCATCATGGGAGCCGCCGGTCGCGACTTCCACAACTTCAACACGGTCTTCAGGGGCCGTTCCGATGTCCGCGTCGTCGCTTTCACCGCGGCTCAGATACCCGACATCGACGACCGCCTTTATCCCTCGGAACTGGCCGGAACCGATTATCCGAAGGGAATCCCCATCGTCCCGGAAGACGACTTGACCCGCCTTATTGAACGCGCAAGCGTCGCAGACGTCTATTTCTCCTATAGCGACATCTCGTATCAGCACTTGATGAACAAGGGCGCACGCGTGCTGGCTGCCGGAGCCAACTTCACTCTGCTTGGGCCTTCGGCTACGATGCTAAAGTCGCGCAAGCCGGTCATTGCCGTAACGGCCGTCCGGACCGGCTGCGGCAAGAGCCAGACTACCCGACGCGTTGCAGCGTTGCTCGCTGGTGCCGGGAGAAAGGTCGCCGTGGTGCGGCATCCGATGCCGTATGGAGATCTGGTTAGGCAGCGAGTTCAGCGGTTCGCAGCCATTGAAGACCTCGAGCGTCAACAATGCACCATCGAAGAGATGGAGGAATATGAACCGCATCTGGTGCGAGGGATGATCGTCTATGCCGGCATTGATTACGAGGCCATTCTGAAGCAGGTCGAGCAGGAAGCCGACATCATCCTCTGGGACGGCGGTAACAACGACCTGCCGTTCTATCAGCCCAATCTTCATATCACCGTCGTCGATCCGCTTCGCCCCGGCCACGAAGTCGGGTATCATCCGGGCGAAGTTAATCTTCGACGCGCGGATGTCGTTGTCATCAATAAGATCGAGTCGGCCGATCCCGAGGATATCGAGGAAGTGCGCGACAACATTCGAAGCGCCAATCCTGCTGCAATAGTAATAGATGCGGCATCGCCTATCAACGTTGAGAACGCCAGCGCCATCCGGGGAATGCGGGCGCTGGTGGTGGAGGATGGGCCGACCGTGACCCACGGTGAGATGACCTTCGGTGCCGGTGTCGTCGCTGCTCACAAGTTCGGCGCGGTCGATCTGGTCGATCCCCGTGCGTTTCTGGTGGGGACTCTTCTTGATACCTTTGCCACCTATCCTGATATCGGGCCGGTTCTCCCGGCAATGGGCTACAGCCGTCAGCAGATGGACGATCTGGCTGCAACGATAAACGGATCCGACGCCGATGTCGTCATTATCGGAACGCCTATCGACCTGCGTCGGATAATAGACATCGAAAAGCCGACCGTGCGTGTAACCTACGACCTTCAGGAGATAGGCCAGCCTACTCTCACCGACGCCTTGGCCGCTTACCTTTGA
- the hpt gene encoding hypoxanthine phosphoribosyltransferase, whose translation MNTPARLSLPLLTNLQVRHRTYELAAAIARDLNGCPVVAVIILKGAFLFGSNLVQRLAEFGLEVQVEFMRAASYGVDDQSSGKISLQLDTTGDLAGSHVLLIDDILDTGLTLIELQRRLAAKSPLSLRTTVLLRKDIPREPDVPIDYIGFEVPNRFIVGHGIDYAGRYRHLPNIHYLEREPA comes from the coding sequence GTGAACACACCTGCCCGGCTCTCACTTCCCCTGCTCACTAATCTGCAAGTCCGCCACCGCACCTATGAACTGGCTGCAGCCATTGCGCGCGACTTGAATGGTTGTCCGGTGGTAGCGGTTATTATCCTCAAAGGCGCGTTCCTTTTCGGCAGCAATCTGGTGCAACGTCTGGCAGAGTTTGGGCTCGAAGTTCAAGTTGAGTTCATGCGAGCGGCAAGTTACGGCGTCGACGACCAATCGAGTGGCAAGATATCCCTTCAACTCGACACTACCGGTGACCTCGCCGGCAGTCACGTCCTGTTAATAGACGACATCCTCGACACCGGTCTGACGCTAATCGAGTTGCAGCGGCGACTGGCAGCCAAGTCGCCGCTCAGTCTGCGCACTACCGTGCTCTTGCGCAAAGACATTCCCCGTGAACCTGACGTCCCGATCGACTATATCGGGTTTGAAGTCCCCAATCGATTCATAGTAGGCCACGGCATCGACTACGCCGGGCGCTATCGTCACCTGCCCAACATCCACTATCTCGAGAGGGAACCGGCTTAA
- a CDS encoding 4Fe-4S dicluster domain-containing protein → MSNQTAGSIRRDGHEEGEQRTQDSRTTRNQEGGIAIVIHRHLCKGCEICAEVCPKDVLQMIVTPDRWEGLMVEVVDMEACNACMLCELECPDFAIEVHNLKKQAKAVEKSTVG, encoded by the coding sequence ATGTCGAATCAAACCGCCGGTTCCATCCGGCGGGATGGCCACGAGGAAGGCGAACAACGCACCCAGGACTCCCGGACCACCCGGAATCAAGAGGGCGGAATCGCTATCGTCATTCACCGGCACCTTTGCAAAGGCTGCGAGATTTGCGCGGAAGTCTGCCCCAAAGACGTCCTTCAAATGATCGTCACGCCCGACCGTTGGGAGGGGTTGATGGTCGAAGTTGTCGATATGGAAGCCTGTAATGCCTGCATGCTTTGCGAACTCGAATGCCCCGACTTCGCCATCGAGGTGCATAACCTTAAGAAGCAGGCTAAAGCCGTGGAGAAGTCTACCGTTGGATAG
- a CDS encoding ATP-dependent Clp protease ATP-binding subunit, with translation MTNKFSFRVQQVLQYARDEALRLGHDAIGTEHLLLGMLRLGEGMAIRIIQNLGCDPDELREAIEETAGASSTTLKLGNIPFTKRVERVLKLAYLEVKNYHNDVIGTEHLLLSLAKDDDGLAGQILMGFNLSYDAIKGELDNILRESGGHSTGKTETAAPVEKSKTPVLDHYSRDLTRLAQSGKLDPIIGREREIERVAQILSRRKKNNPVLIGDPGVGKTAIVEGLALRIHEQKVSPMLFNKRVVVLDLGALVAGTKYRGQFEERLKAIINELEKNSHIIIFLDELHTIVGAGSASGSLDASNMFKPALARGELQCIGATTLNEYRQYVEKDGALERRFQKVLVDPPTVEETIAILSGLKSRYEHHHNVVYTPEAIRAAVTLADRYITDRFLPDKALDVIDETGSRARLTHITVPENIRDLERESERLRKLKEDYVRRQEYELAAQIRDRKKRLDEQLTFERDEWEKVTREKPVQIDADQVAEIVAMMTGIPVTRVVVTESARLLKIEGEIGRKIIGQSKAINAIAKAIRRNRTGLNLRNRPIGSFIFLGPSGVGKTETARVLAEFLFEDPKSLIRIDMSEYMEKFNVSRLIGAPPGYVGYDEGGQLTERVRRKPYSVVLLDEIEKAHPDVFNLLLQVLDAGLLTDGSGRQVDFKNTILIMTSNLGTREASKSHDFGFGEFGKKADVDFARMSERMTGIMKDIFRPEFLNRVDEVIVFHPLGRPEILHILDVYLSEVSAKLRDQGLDLKVSPAAREAIAEEGFSSETGARTLRRALQRMLEDPLADEMLREQLPPGSQIGVGVRRGELTFNIVRPKLQPVAVEERQ, from the coding sequence ATGACCAATAAGTTCTCCTTCCGGGTTCAACAAGTGCTTCAATATGCACGCGACGAAGCACTTAGATTAGGCCATGACGCCATCGGCACCGAGCATCTCCTGCTGGGAATGCTTCGGCTCGGTGAAGGCATGGCGATTCGCATCATTCAAAACCTTGGCTGCGACCCGGACGAACTGCGGGAGGCGATCGAGGAAACCGCCGGAGCATCCTCGACGACGCTCAAGTTGGGCAATATCCCCTTCACCAAGCGCGTTGAGAGAGTGCTCAAATTGGCTTATCTCGAAGTCAAGAATTATCACAACGATGTCATCGGGACGGAGCATCTTCTCCTCTCCCTGGCCAAGGACGATGACGGCCTCGCTGGACAGATTTTGATGGGATTCAATCTCTCCTACGATGCCATCAAGGGCGAACTTGATAACATCTTGCGCGAGAGCGGCGGACACTCAACCGGCAAGACGGAGACGGCGGCTCCGGTTGAGAAGAGCAAAACACCAGTGCTCGACCATTACAGCCGCGATCTGACCCGTCTGGCCCAGTCCGGCAAACTCGATCCTATCATCGGACGCGAGCGAGAGATCGAGCGCGTCGCTCAGATTCTCTCCCGGCGCAAGAAAAACAACCCCGTCCTGATCGGCGATCCGGGCGTCGGGAAGACTGCCATCGTCGAAGGTCTGGCGCTACGCATCCACGAGCAAAAGGTCTCCCCAATGCTCTTCAACAAGCGCGTTGTGGTCTTGGATCTGGGCGCTCTTGTCGCCGGGACGAAGTATCGGGGGCAGTTCGAGGAACGCCTAAAGGCTATCATCAACGAACTCGAAAAGAACTCTCACATCATCATCTTCCTCGACGAACTCCACACCATCGTCGGGGCTGGATCGGCGTCCGGATCGCTCGACGCTTCAAATATGTTCAAGCCGGCGCTGGCGCGCGGTGAACTGCAGTGCATCGGCGCGACGACGCTGAACGAATACCGGCAGTATGTCGAAAAAGACGGCGCCCTCGAGCGGCGCTTCCAAAAGGTACTGGTCGATCCCCCAACAGTCGAAGAGACCATTGCCATCTTAAGCGGACTCAAGTCGCGCTACGAGCATCACCACAACGTCGTCTATACTCCCGAAGCGATTCGTGCTGCGGTAACCCTTGCCGACCGCTATATCACTGATCGCTTTTTACCTGATAAAGCCCTCGACGTCATCGACGAAACCGGTTCCCGCGCCCGACTTACTCACATCACGGTCCCGGAGAACATCCGCGACCTCGAACGTGAGTCGGAGCGGCTCCGGAAGTTAAAGGAGGATTATGTCCGCCGGCAGGAGTACGAACTGGCGGCACAGATCCGCGACCGCAAGAAACGGCTCGACGAGCAATTGACCTTCGAGCGCGATGAGTGGGAGAAAGTAACGCGTGAAAAGCCGGTTCAGATAGACGCCGACCAGGTGGCGGAAATCGTGGCGATGATGACCGGTATTCCGGTTACAAGGGTCGTTGTGACGGAATCTGCGCGTTTGCTCAAGATCGAAGGCGAAATCGGACGCAAAATTATCGGGCAGTCGAAAGCGATCAACGCCATTGCCAAAGCCATACGCCGCAACCGCACCGGGCTCAATCTTCGCAATCGGCCGATAGGTTCATTTATATTCCTTGGTCCTTCCGGAGTAGGGAAGACTGAGACCGCTCGGGTCCTTGCCGAATTCCTGTTTGAAGACCCGAAGTCGCTCATACGGATCGATATGTCGGAGTATATGGAGAAGTTCAACGTCTCCCGCCTGATCGGTGCGCCTCCGGGTTATGTCGGCTACGATGAAGGCGGTCAGTTGACCGAGCGCGTTCGCCGGAAGCCTTACTCGGTCGTCCTGCTCGACGAAATCGAGAAGGCTCATCCCGATGTCTTCAACCTCCTCTTGCAAGTGCTCGACGCCGGGCTTCTGACCGACGGCAGCGGTCGGCAGGTTGACTTTAAGAACACGATCTTGATAATGACCTCCAATCTCGGCACCCGGGAGGCTTCCAAATCGCACGACTTCGGTTTCGGTGAATTCGGCAAGAAGGCTGATGTTGACTTTGCCCGCATGTCGGAGAGAATGACGGGCATCATGAAGGACATCTTCCGTCCTGAGTTTCTTAACCGGGTCGATGAAGTAATCGTATTTCATCCGCTCGGTCGTCCCGAGATACTTCATATCCTCGATGTCTATCTAAGTGAGGTTTCAGCCAAACTTCGCGACCAGGGGCTGGACTTGAAGGTATCACCTGCAGCCAGGGAGGCCATCGCCGAAGAGGGCTTCAGCAGTGAGACCGGCGCCCGGACCTTGCGAAGGGCATTGCAGCGTATGTTGGAAGACCCGCTCGCCGATGAGATGTTGCGGGAACAACTCCCTCCCGGCTCGCAGATTGGAGTTGGCGTCCGGCGCGGCGAGTTGACGTTTAACATCGTCAGGCCTAAGTTGCAACCGGTGGCAGTGGAGGAAAGGCAGTGA
- a CDS encoding 2-oxoacid:acceptor oxidoreductase subunit alpha, translating into MPGNEVIAEAAIAAGCRFFAGYPITPSSEVAHTMARRLPQVGGKFIQMEDEIAAMGAVIGASIAGLKVMTATSGPGFSLKQENIGFANMVEAPCVVVNVMRGGPSTGLPTQLGQSDIMQARWGTHGDRPVIALTPAY; encoded by the coding sequence ATGCCCGGCAACGAGGTCATTGCCGAGGCTGCAATAGCCGCCGGCTGCAGGTTCTTTGCCGGATACCCCATCACGCCCTCCTCAGAGGTTGCGCATACGATGGCCAGGCGGCTTCCCCAGGTGGGGGGGAAGTTCATCCAGATGGAAGACGAAATCGCGGCTATGGGCGCCGTAATCGGCGCCTCTATCGCCGGACTAAAGGTGATGACCGCGACCAGCGGCCCCGGATTCTCCCTCAAGCAGGAGAACATCGGCTTTGCCAATATGGTCGAGGCGCCCTGCGTCGTCGTCAATGTGATGCGGGGTGGGCCATCGACCGGACTGCCGACCCAGTTGGGTCAGTCCGACATCATGCAAGCGCGCTGGGGCACACACGGCGACAGGCCGGTGATTGCCCTGACACCGGCTTAC
- the sucD gene encoding succinate--CoA ligase subunit alpha, translated as MSILLNTASRVVVQGITGGEGTFHTEQMLAYGTRIVGGITPGKGGTTHLEIPVFESVEEAVRQQGADTSVIFVPPPYAADAIIEAADAGIRLVVCITEGIPARDMLLVWHHIKHLPVRLIGPNCPGIISPGKAKVGIMPAFIHKEGRIGLISRSGTLTYEAVNQLTTLGLGQSTCVGIGGDPIVGTSFTDLLELFNDDPDTDGVVMIGEIGGSAEERAAEFIGRSMRKPVAAFIAGRTAPPGRRMGHAGAIIAGGKGTAADKIAALRAAGAEVAESPAEIGRAMLSALNRTTGSTGLRVE; from the coding sequence ATGAGCATCCTGCTTAATACCGCTTCCCGCGTCGTCGTTCAGGGCATCACCGGCGGCGAAGGGACCTTTCATACCGAGCAGATGCTCGCCTACGGCACCCGGATTGTCGGAGGGATTACCCCCGGCAAAGGCGGAACAACACACCTCGAAATCCCCGTGTTCGAAAGCGTCGAAGAGGCTGTCCGGCAGCAGGGAGCCGATACTTCGGTGATCTTCGTTCCACCGCCCTACGCCGCGGATGCGATCATCGAAGCCGCTGATGCTGGAATAAGGTTGGTCGTCTGCATCACCGAGGGCATACCGGCGCGCGATATGCTCCTGGTCTGGCATCATATCAAGCACCTACCGGTGCGGCTTATCGGGCCGAATTGCCCCGGAATTATCTCCCCCGGCAAGGCCAAGGTCGGGATAATGCCCGCCTTTATTCATAAGGAAGGTCGGATCGGTCTCATCTCCCGGTCCGGAACGCTCACCTATGAGGCAGTCAATCAGTTGACGACCCTCGGTCTGGGGCAATCGACCTGCGTCGGCATTGGAGGCGATCCAATCGTCGGCACGTCGTTCACCGACCTGTTGGAACTCTTCAATGACGACCCGGATACCGATGGAGTGGTGATGATCGGGGAAATAGGCGGCAGTGCCGAGGAGAGGGCGGCTGAGTTCATCGGCCGGTCGATGCGCAAGCCGGTTGCGGCTTTCATAGCCGGCCGGACGGCACCTCCGGGACGGCGAATGGGGCACGCCGGAGCGATCATTGCCGGTGGAAAGGGGACTGCTGCCGATAAGATCGCTGCCCTCCGCGCAGCCGGAGCCGAAGTTGCCGAGAGTCCTGCAGAAATTGGCCGGGCAATGCTGAGTGCGCTAAACAGAACCACTGGTTCGACCGGACTTAGAGTCGAATAG
- a CDS encoding carbamate kinase has product MRSTPRPRCAVVALGGNALSPPGEAGTIAAQFRHTRESLGGIVDLLQRGFNLAITHGNGPQVGAALRRVELAGSELPPVPLGVLVADTEGSMGYMIEQSLQNRLAREGINRQVMTVITQVIVSRDDPALAEPTKFIGQIYDETAAGSFIREEGWTMKPYGNGGKWRRVVGSPLPLAIVNRRALRELVQSGVVVIAAGGGGIPVYRDPELGLEGIDAVVDKDRAAAVLATDIEADELIIVTNVKCVSLNYGTDRSEPLAIMRIGEARRHMASGQFPPGSMGPKVEAAIQFVERGGERAIICALGEIQKALAGRCGTEIVP; this is encoded by the coding sequence ATGCGCTCTACTCCCCGCCCACGTTGCGCCGTCGTCGCACTTGGCGGAAACGCCCTCTCGCCGCCCGGCGAGGCAGGGACGATTGCCGCACAATTCCGGCACACGCGCGAGAGCCTTGGCGGGATCGTCGATTTGCTTCAGCGCGGGTTCAATCTCGCTATAACCCACGGCAATGGTCCACAGGTCGGCGCAGCACTAAGGCGTGTCGAACTGGCGGGCAGCGAACTGCCGCCGGTGCCGCTCGGAGTCCTCGTCGCCGATACCGAAGGCTCTATGGGTTATATGATCGAGCAGTCACTTCAAAATCGGCTGGCTCGGGAGGGAATCAATCGGCAGGTAATGACTGTAATAACCCAGGTGATCGTCAGTCGCGATGATCCCGCCCTGGCTGAACCGACCAAGTTCATCGGTCAAATCTATGATGAGACCGCAGCCGGCAGTTTCATCCGTGAAGAAGGCTGGACGATGAAACCCTACGGCAACGGAGGCAAGTGGCGTCGGGTCGTCGGCTCTCCATTGCCACTGGCAATCGTCAATCGGCGTGCATTAAGGGAGTTGGTGCAGTCGGGGGTGGTTGTGATTGCCGCCGGAGGAGGTGGCATTCCGGTCTATCGCGATCCCGAATTGGGTCTCGAAGGCATCGACGCCGTCGTCGATAAGGATCGTGCCGCTGCAGTGCTCGCCACCGACATCGAAGCCGATGAACTGATCATCGTCACAAATGTCAAGTGCGTTTCGCTAAACTACGGCACCGACCGTTCCGAACCTTTAGCCATAATGCGCATCGGTGAAGCCCGACGCCACATGGCAAGCGGCCAATTCCCTCCCGGATCGATGGGACCAAAGGTCGAGGCTGCGATCCAATTCGTCGAGCGCGGAGGCGAACGCGCCATCATTTGTGCGCTGGGCGAGATTCAGAAGGCACTGGCCGGTCGTTGCGGCACGGAGATTGTGCCTTAA
- the sucC gene encoding ADP-forming succinate--CoA ligase subunit beta — MKIHEYQGKGILRRFGAAVPDGLPAFTPDEAVQAALQLGGGTVVVKAQIHAGGRGKGGGVKVAKSPDEVRQIAQNMLGMRLVTHQTGPEGRIVKRLLIEEGAVISRELYAGVVLDRESACDVIMVSTEGGVEIEKVAAKTPEKILKTRIDPLTGLRPFQLRKMTTTLGLSGAQAKAGSAFLSGLYRAYRECDASLAEINPLVVTDSGEVLALDAKFNFDDNALDRHSDILELRDLDEEEPAEIEASEFNLNYIKLNGNVGCMVNGAGLAMATMDIIKLAGGEPANFLDVGGGAKAETVKAGFSIIVRDPNVKAVLINIFGGIVRCDRVAQGIIDALTDLKVSVPVVVRLAGTNADLAAQMLRESPLKFIVADDFEDGARKVVAAAKSVEGRA, encoded by the coding sequence ATGAAGATTCACGAGTATCAGGGCAAAGGGATCCTTCGCCGTTTCGGTGCAGCGGTTCCGGACGGATTGCCCGCTTTCACACCGGATGAGGCGGTCCAAGCCGCACTCCAACTGGGTGGTGGAACCGTCGTCGTTAAGGCGCAGATTCACGCCGGTGGGCGCGGCAAGGGCGGCGGTGTCAAAGTCGCCAAATCTCCCGATGAGGTGCGTCAGATTGCCCAGAATATGCTCGGTATGCGCCTCGTTACGCATCAGACCGGGCCTGAAGGGCGTATCGTCAAACGGCTGTTGATCGAAGAGGGCGCTGTTATCAGCCGTGAACTTTACGCCGGTGTAGTGCTCGATCGGGAGAGCGCCTGTGATGTCATTATGGTCTCCACCGAAGGAGGCGTCGAGATCGAAAAGGTCGCTGCCAAGACACCGGAGAAGATCCTCAAGACCCGAATCGACCCTTTGACCGGGTTGAGGCCCTTTCAATTGCGCAAGATGACGACGACGTTAGGTCTATCTGGCGCCCAAGCCAAAGCCGGATCCGCATTTCTGAGCGGGCTCTACCGTGCCTATCGGGAGTGCGACGCCTCGCTGGCTGAGATCAATCCGCTTGTAGTCACAGATTCGGGTGAAGTGCTGGCACTCGATGCCAAGTTCAACTTCGACGATAATGCCCTCGACCGCCATTCCGACATATTAGAACTGCGCGATCTTGACGAAGAGGAGCCTGCCGAGATTGAGGCGTCGGAGTTCAACCTCAACTATATCAAACTGAACGGCAACGTTGGCTGTATGGTTAACGGCGCCGGGCTGGCAATGGCAACAATGGACATCATTAAACTGGCGGGCGGCGAACCGGCCAACTTTCTCGATGTGGGGGGCGGTGCCAAGGCCGAGACGGTCAAAGCCGGCTTCAGCATCATTGTCCGGGATCCCAATGTCAAAGCCGTTCTGATCAATATCTTCGGCGGCATCGTCCGGTGTGACCGGGTGGCTCAGGGTATTATCGACGCGCTGACCGACTTGAAGGTTTCGGTTCCAGTAGTCGTCCGACTGGCCGGAACGAATGCCGACCTTGCGGCACAGATGTTGCGTGAGTCACCGCTGAAGTTCATCGTTGCGGACGACTTCGAGGATGGGGCGAGGAAGGTTGTGGCGGCGGCCAAGTCTGTGGAAGGGAGAGCATGA
- a CDS encoding zinc ribbon domain-containing protein: MMPWFRHLTISDIQMPIYDFICDHCGEAFERLSPYDWKSAGVACPECGSQFLTKAVSRVGAFSSGGKVEMLSEGAGSSCGCCSTGTCSTCN, encoded by the coding sequence ATGATGCCTTGGTTCCGGCATCTCACCATTTCGGATATACAAATGCCCATCTACGATTTCATTTGCGACCACTGCGGCGAGGCTTTCGAGCGACTCTCACCCTATGACTGGAAGTCCGCCGGTGTAGCCTGCCCTGAATGCGGTTCGCAGTTCCTCACCAAGGCGGTCTCCCGCGTAGGCGCTTTTTCATCGGGCGGCAAGGTTGAGATGTTGTCGGAAGGAGCCGGCTCATCTTGCGGATGTTGCTCGACCGGAACCTGCAGCACCTGCAACTGA